From Mytilus edulis chromosome 9, xbMytEdul2.2, whole genome shotgun sequence, the proteins below share one genomic window:
- the LOC139488909 gene encoding perlucin-like protein: MSFVCMKLCVLAFVATVVFCTCPNGWNHYEDKCFFLSRDNETFGNSLMLCEVIGRQYGRSASLATVDDAKTQQFLTNLMIKINSIGMYIGLNDLVTEGTFHWIANGKQATYFNWGPTQPNNRGGNENCVAMRVDPVIGFNYSWTDGPCTVPTTYICEMVAADIGNLLG; encoded by the exons atgtcttttgtttgtatgaaactttgtgTTCTGGCATTTGTAGCCACAGTTG TATTTTGCACATGTCCAAATGGATGGAACCATTATGAAGATAAATGTTTCTTTCTAAGCAGGGACAATGAGACATTTGGCAATTCACTG ATGCTATGTGAAGTGATTGGTCGTCAGTATGGAAGATCTGCCTCTTTGGCCACTGTTGATGACGCCAAAACACAACAGTTTCTTACAAAtttaatgatcaaaataa ATTCCATTGGAATGTACATAGGATTAAATGACCTTGTTACTGAAGGAACATTTCACTGGATAGCCAACGGCAAGCAGGCAACATATTTTAACTGGGGACCTACTCAACCTAATAACAGAGGGGGAAACGAAAATTGTGTAGCTATGCGAGTTGATCCAGTTATAGGCTTCAATTATTCTTGGACAGATGGTCCTTGCACAGTACCAACCACATACATTTGTGAAATGGT GGCAGCAGATATTGGAAACCTTCTCGGATAG